The Tribolium castaneum strain GA2 chromosome 3, icTriCast1.1, whole genome shotgun sequence sequence CTTAGTTCCCGTTGAACTTATCGAGAAGTTAGTAAGTCCCGACATGGCGCGGAGATATCTCCAGTTCGACATAAAGGTAACTGATTCGAATCGCTCCCTAGCAGTTGTAATAATTCGGTAGGCCTTTGTCGAGAGCAATAAAAGCATCAAATGGTGTCCCATCGCCGGTTGCGGCCGAGCGGTCCGGTTACCGGAAGCGGAACAAACCGGAAACCGGGTTAACAATAAATCAGCTCCGATAACCTCGCACGCGGTGGACTGCGGAAACGCGCATTTTTTCTGTTGGGAGTGCTTGGGCGAAGCACATGCACCTTGCGGATGTAAACAATGGCAAGAGTGGCAGATCAAAATCGCCGAAATTAAACCGGAAGAGCTTAAAGCTTCGTGCAGCGGAAGCGAAGATGCCGCCAACTGCCTCTGGCTTGTCACCAACTCGAAACCCTGTCCAAACTGCAAAAGTCCAATCCAAAAAAACGAAGGCTGTAACCACATGAAGTGTTCCAAAGTAATGCGAATATCAATTCACGCGATGTAATTACTACTAATGATTTTTAGTGCAAATTCGACTTTTGTTGGGTGTGTCAAGAATCGTGGAAGAGACACAGTTCCGCGACCGGGGGCTATTTCCGCTGTAACCGCTTCGAGGCCGTTCATAAGGCCGACGAAAAgcaaggaaatttaatttccgAAGCGCTAGACAGAAATAATCAAATGCAAGAAATGTCtcgttttttacatttttatacgCGCTTTAGAAACCACGAAAACAGCCAGAAGCTCGAAGAACCGCTCCTAACCAGCGTTCGGCAAAAAAGGGAAGTGCTCGCCAGCAGTCTCGGATTAAAAAGCACCGAAGGTATTATATTACACCTTGTCGCCACCCACATACTTATCACCTTCTTTCTAAGATTTCGGGGAGAAAGGAACTAAATTCATCGAAGACGGTGTGCGGGAATTATTAAAAGCCCGGAGAGTTTTATGCGGTTCTTACGTTTACGGTTATTACCTGGAAGACGACGGCTATAACAAAACCATCTTTGAATTTATGCAGGtaatattaaaacttaaaagttttttatattcaCTAATAAGTAGAACGAGTTGGAGGAAGTGACCGAAAAGTTGAGCGAAATGATAGCGCGCCCCTACTTGCGCACACCGAAAGCCGTGATTGTGCAAACCACAGCCCTGGCGAGGCGAAAAAGGCACGAATTCGTGAGGGCAGTGGCGCAAGGGCTGATCCCGCCGGAAACGCCGCCCTCTCAAAGAAAACGCAAGCGAAAATATCTCGACGTAAGCAGCGAATTTTTCAGCTATTGTTCCTGCATACGATTATTTCAGACTGATTTAACGCAAACAAGCGCCTGGTTGCGTGACTGTGAATGGCCTGAATACGATTCAGACGAGGATAATGAAGTaagtttcaaacaattttctgGAGGCTCTCCAAACTCCAAAGAGCATCAATGCGGCTTTTTGTGCAGCAGACACGGATGTGGCCGTAAGTGTTTTCacagcttttttttaattaattgtttcgtAACTCAGGGTCTGATTACAACATGGAGCTGATAATAGCTCTCGAGATGTCTAGACTTCAGATGATTGAAGATAGGATGAAACAAGCACAAGCCAATGCAATCACGCCCGATCCCAGCTCGAGTATTTCGAATAATAGCAACGAAAGTGCCGATGATCAGCTCAAATTGGCTATTCAGCTCAGTTTGCAGGAGTCGGGGGCGGCGGAAGAGACGGTTCAGAGCCAACCGTATCAAAAGAGCAGTGCGGACTGGACGGTTGATTACTTCCTCAAGTCTTTAGCGAACCACAAAATTGATCTGAAGAGTCTCGATGTTAACAAACTTGGCACGGAGACTGACAGGGAGTTGTTCTTTCGGCCTTGTAACGGGAATGAAGATGGAAGGTTCCAAATTTCTGATATTCACGAAAAAGGTTTTGCGTTTGAAGATGTTGATGATTATGATGATGCGGACGTTGGTCTGAAACGCTCACACTCGACTGGAGATCTCTGTGTCCGAAGAAGTGGGAGAGGAACAAGGGTTCGGATGAATGGAGATGAACCTCGTTACCACTTGGATTCAGACCATAGCAGTCAGCATGATGATAAACCGGAAGATCTGGCCCGGAAAATTCTAGCTTTGCCTTCCACCTCCGTGCGTACTAAACAATTTCTTTTGCTTCATCATACTTACCCAGAGGAAGAGTCGTATCAAGGGCAAAGCTCGATCGAAGATACTACGACTTCGGATTCGATAAACGCCGACATGGAAGTTTGTGGTATTTTGAGTTCGGTGACCGATGAAGACATTGGTAAAAGTTACAACGAGGAAGAAGAAATAAAGAAGACTGAAATGACAAAAATAGTCGAATGTAAGAAACAAACCCACAATCCTTTCGCCTCTCTGAAGGCGAAATTGTGTTCAGCACACCTGCCTAAAACTAGTTACTTGACGCGGATTGCAGTGAACAAAAGCATAGGACTTCTCAGTAGTGATcataaagtaaaaaagaaCTGTGATATCCTCAAAGATGACCGATGCAAGAGCGAAAAGCACAGCCCCAAAAGCATAAAACATCAGAAGTGTTGCCGCGGCGGTAGTTTCTCCAAGTCCACGGGATTCCTGTTGGAAGACCAGCGGAAAAGTTGCAACTTGCGGATAAAAATCTGCAACAGTCCCGACTCCAAGTGCCGCAAAGGCCACACTCTGGAGACGGACAGTTCGAACGAGTACGAATCCGAGACTGGCATCCCCAAGTCACCCACGTTGTTCATATCGGGAGTGTCCATCTCCCGAACGCCAGAACCAAAATCACCCGGGATGATCCTAATAGCGGGTGGTAGACAATCGAGGTCGTCTAGTTTAAGTGTACCTGTGCCTCTAACTTCGTGTTCTTTAAACATTTCTAGTACTAGTCTTAACAATACTCTACCACCGGAACCGTTCACGCCATCTCTGGTCCGTTCGACAACCCCAGCCAATTCACGCTCGAATATCCCCAGTCCCTCGAACTCGAGTCCCAAAAAAGAAGCCAATGCCAAATCGAAGAGCGCCAGCGAGCCGGAACGCGAGAGGGAAATGTTCAGGTTTCCCAAGTCTTCGACGGACGGTGCTTTGAGCTCGGTCTTGCACATTCAAGAATCGAATTTAAGTTCGGACGACTTCCACGAAGCGCTATTCCTGCTGGAACGGTCTCCCAAAACGAGAGACTCAAAACGGCGAAAGAAATCCAAGAAGAATAAAGAGAAAGATGATAAAAAGGAGGACGTTAGCTCCGTATTGTAACTACGTAAGACTGTTTcgttgttattgttgttaaaaacgtATCGAAATGCGTTTTTGTGATAAGTAGccatgtaagtttttgtgctAAATTTTAAGTGACCAACATCCATTGGGCGATTGCTGCAGTTAACTAACCTATTTACACAATATACTTTGATCTTCAAAACCtcaacattttgcaaaaatattaatttttaaacaatttaaagagGCTAAGCAGCTTAAACATACACACATTGTAAAGTGGTCTGAATTATTGTGCTAGAAAGTTTTTCTTGCCCAAATTGTATGAaacagaaattttttatttcacaaaacctATTCGAGTTATGGTGCCATAACATGTATAAAACGAACAGTCATCAGTTTCCCTGTAATGTGAACACAAGTTTGGGAAAAGTGGctgtaaattattaataaacttaaaaatattgtgtaatactaaaaatattgtaaatactgatgtataaatttgtattaatagcAAAACATCtcattctttaaaaattcttacTAAAGATAAAGGTAATGAGAGATATCATGAAAGTACACGATTTTGATTACGATTGagacaacaaaattaaactcCAAACCTTTTCTAACTAAATGTGATATTTTCTGAATAAATCAGTTTTCTGATTATGGTTTTGCTTGGCCTCTTGTCCTGCCACATGTTCTGTGTGTTTTATAATGTTTTAGGAAAATCATATCACTGAAAATTTGTTAACGAAATTATTGTCGTTTGGCGAgacttttgtaatattttttgtagaagatttttataaaattttatataagcACACATTTCTTCGTTTCTTCTTTTCGAAACTTTAGgcctaaaatttattttcgacTGAATAAGAATATAGTATTAAAATTCATAGTGATATTTTCACTTGTAAAGGTAAATAACTTTATActcgttattttttaattaatttaagtgaAGTAAATGTGAGTATCCTCAAACTTGCCAGATTCTAGATTAAACAATACGTTAAGGCAAACACTGAAAGTAATGAGAAATATATACCCCCGTTTTAGACtgattttcttatttatgtaaaaatatttaaaggaaatagttttttaaagtggatttatttttgattcgTAATATTATTAACCAACTGTCTTTGCATTTATATGTGCGCACAATATACCTACCTATACCTACTTTGGTTCTTATATAACATTGCCAATTAAtctgaaaatattaaacatcAATAAATTCATGCACGAATTTTTTCCATCTATTGTCAACGAAATTgagattttaattatttcttttgaTTCAGCCGACTTTAAAGATTGGACAATAGATCCTCAACCGAATGAAAGCTTAATTCAAGctgtcaaaaaaatgttttgttcgCTGTTTATTCGTGTTTGATATTTTCCTAATGAAATGAGACATGTagaatataaaaatgtaatgttGAATGTTCTGTACCTATAACAGTAGCCGTTAGAAGATGAAACTTGTActgattgtgatttttttagcagataataaataaaccatttctgaaacgttttattttttggtttattgtaCAAGctcttgttttttatttagtacaATGTAAACGTTTTCAAGTACATTTAACTTCTTAGAAATCTTACCaatatctaataaaatatttaaacaacgaaggcaaattgtttaaatatttctgaacatttttcacaCATAAATCGCTGTGGTAAGCCACAGCTGTTCTAATCGAACGAAACGATTGTTTAGAATTACACAATATGTTGCGTTCACAACATCAAAACTACAAGCTAGGACTAGTacgatgaaaaataaattacaaaaaacgtaTAAAGCTCAGTTCAAATACTTTGGCAATAATCTTCTAGTTTTAATCGTTGGTCTTCAcctataataaattaagtaactTTACATTGGGGCAACTCAgcgatttttatacaaaaattgaaCACAAACAACCCAACATTATTTACAAAGCCGTTggtcgttttattttaaacaatcatTTCTATGGGCCAGCCATAAGAAACATTTTGGACCCAAACTAACGAAATACTTATCTAATCTCATGCAACTGCAACCATTAAATAGTCGGTGGTAACATTTATACACGAAAGCTTTTATTACAATGTATTGTTCGTATGATTGCCAATCGATATTTCGACACtgattttattgaaatgaTTACAGCCTATACatgtacaatattttttacaaaacacttaacattaataaatgtaCGACCAgcgcaataaaaaatatatctaaaaCACAGGTAAAAAATAAGAGGTATGGAACTTAGACAAACAACCAATGCCTGGCCCTGAACCTACTCACGAGTTTACTCCGCCGAACCTCTTCGTGTTCTTCAATCGGAGTGATACTAATGGCAAGTTTCTGAATTTTGACGATTATTTAGTGTTTGAGTTAAAAAATACGTACCTCCTTAAAAGTTCCTTCGGTTTTAATTAACTGTAACACTGCAACAAGTGGTATCATGATGATGGACGAGAGAGCTAAAGACCACCCGACCCATTCAGCCCATTTGGGGTAAAAATAATCGTTATATTTGAGAGGCTGGGGGTTGAGTAATCCAAACAACACCACCATCTGTAATTATTCAGTTGAGAAACGTGTTTATTTAACTAACAAGAAACCAACAATTATGAAAGTTGGACTAacaaatttccaacaaattcGCCAATAAAGACCTGGCCTTGTCCCAATCATTGCTTCCACGTCTTGAGTGAATCGATCCAAACCGTAGAACCACGAAACCGCAATTGCTTCAAAAAGGGCCGAACATAGGAGTGAAATCCCAGCGGAATAAGTGTCAAATAAATTGAAAGTGTAAATACCGCcctagaaaaaaatttcaaaacaaaaaatttttgttgtaagaGTCATACAGGTGTGACGTTGATAAGAGCAACAGAAAATGAGACGATAATCACCCCGAGAGTGAAAATTTCCCTCGAATGTTTACGTGATTTGAAGAAATTTGAGTATTCGTCCATTAGTCCAGTGATGACACACTCCAAACCGCCCATCTGAGAAAAATTCGTCAGTTTTGCTGgtttcagtaaatttttactCACAGCTGAGTCAAGTCCAAGCATTATTAGCATGAAAAAGAAAAGCATTGACCAAAAATGCGAGCCTGGTAGAGTGGCGACTGCTTCAGGATACACCTGAAAAACGAGTCCGGGTCCTGAAATTGTGTTTAGTTtagattttgtcaaaatcgGGTTTTACTGGTTCACCTTCGGTGGCAACTGTGCTAATATGGACCCCTTGTTTATACGACATAAATCCCAAATAGGTGAATATCACAAATCCGGAGAAGAAGCTTGTGAAGCAATTCACGGCTGTTGTGACTATGCAGTCCCTGAAATTTCAGTTTCAGTTAAGCTCGTTCGTTATTGAGGATTTGGATTTTACCTGAAACAGTTGTTGTGGAACGTGTTGTAACTAGCATAAGAGAGATGCACGCCGAATCCTGCTCCGACTGAATAGAATATTTGTACAGCGGCGTCGACCCAAACCTGCGAAAATTTCAATTCCGAGATTGGAAACGTAGAAAGCcggtttttaagaaattaaaacgTTCCGCAATACCTGAGTTTCCCGAAGTTTTGATAATTCCGGCTTGAGATAATAGGAAATACCCATCGCGGCTCCTGGTAACATCAGCCCCCGAATTAAAAGAATCGTAAGAACTACGTAGGGCATTGTTGCCGTGACCCACACAACTTTTCCTGTAAATAATCCGAGTGTGTTTTCTGCTCATTTATTTACCAGTCAGTACCTGAGGACTTTACCCCTTTAAAAAGAGAAATGTAAAGCATCACATACACAATCATCAAGCACAAGACTAGCTGCCATTTCGGGTATCCCATCTCGTGCAAGCCATCGCTCCACTGCATTTCTAATACCGCTCGGCtgaaaaccacccctttgaaACAACACTGTTTGcaataaatgaattaaatattgtttactgaaaaaattcagaagCTGGTGTATGTCGATTGGTAGGAGTTGTGTCGTTAAAGACTGGAGGTCTCGTCGTAACGTTTGAAGCACCTGGAAGCATGCTTTCCCAACATTTTTCCGTATTCCATGTGTTGTTGCAATGGAGCCAGGGCAAGTCGGGCGAAAAACTCGTCCCCAAAAAGTACAAAGCCCATGCTGTTGGTAATGAAATGAATTGTCTGGTGCACGATTTTGAGCGTAATTCACTTACCTATTATtacattataataaaatgaaacgtAAAATGCGACTAGGACGGCACAAAATCCAACACCTGTCCCCacaaaaagacaaaattagtTTAGTCTAGCCTACGGAGGACTATTACTTAGgagacgatttttttttaatgtaaatttttttaaagaaaaatgtttaaaaaaatttgtagcgaattaaattttctttaataaagttttcaagaccatatttctatcgtCAACGGATTAGGCCCCAGAGACGCTGAAGCGACGACGGTCAAGTaatggaaagttaatttacctaaactgtagaagTTAGAAAAATGTTGTCGCGgattttttataggaaatttaattctctacgattttgttccttatatatttttttgtattttcaaccgttttcccagcgttttgataaatatacgCTGTGAGCAAAGTATTAGCGCAtagaattttcaatttgcgttccaccttatatttttgcaaacgctgTGAACACGTTTGAAGAtataaaaagtgtaaggaacaaagttgaagaaaattaatttttctacaaaaaaatctgcAACACCATATTTCTGTCTGTCGTATTtacagcgttttgaaaaaaatatgaggAAGAAGGCAggtaaaagtttgaatttttttaaatacagtttacggtaaaatttttgcattatgtttatgtcttactatttaaaattttatgctctatgtgcctgtattttttttgtttgctatgtGTTAACCGTTAACAAGTacaatcatttttttcatatatattgctctgaaaacttagaccTTTAGATTAAACCGTATTCGTAGTTTAAccataaaaatattacattttcattttaatttttatttgtggcaaaacaaagtaaaaaatggaCTCAAGATacgtaagtaaaaatttaaaacacgtagtTTTCTCGAAATTTAGATAATATGCGCGTAAAGTactatgtattattttaatccataaaaatttatttttgaattaacaCTTTGGGGGTCTTTTGCTC is a genomic window containing:
- the LOC664247 gene encoding ankyrin repeat and IBR domain-containing protein 1; this encodes MGSTSSKFKKYLQHGDEFAAMQIYQSSPELRKNLDPNLSYGENHNHNTALHYAAKHGMKHLLRTFLNDLGGNPNKKNGLNESVLHSACQLNQTKSFSAQERRAACVQLLLYWKGGPLANGGRERVDLSSQDKEGNTALHWAASTGLKRCVELLLAHGAPLFIENNDKLTPCDLAMRGSHHDIARLLESRMVFADNADLVNEDEIITEQEEVYSGLRSQDLQEAKDQLLVDTSDMLKIPLFTAEALLRNNEWSRELLLEKWMKDPVECCQIAGVQAPSSVLKHAGSLESSISAETNDENEIMCEICLSTISNWEQPVKMSCKHSFCKTCWESYLTTKIQDGDAHHILCPAYQCHILVPVELIEKLVSPDMARRYLQFDIKAFVESNKSIKWCPIAGCGRAVRLPEAEQTGNRVNNKSAPITSHAVDCGNAHFFCWECLGEAHAPCGCKQWQEWQIKIAEIKPEELKASCSGSEDAANCLWLVTNSKPCPNCKSPIQKNEGCNHMKCSKCKFDFCWVCQESWKRHSSATGGYFRCNRFEAVHKADEKQGNLISEALDRNNQMQEMSRFLHFYTRFRNHENSQKLEEPLLTSVRQKREVLASSLGLKSTEDFGEKGTKFIEDGVRELLKARRVLCGSYVYGYYLEDDGYNKTIFEFMQNELEEVTEKLSEMIARPYLRTPKAVIVQTTALARRKRHEFVRAVAQGLIPPETPPSQRKRKRKYLDTDLTQTSAWLRDCEWPEYDSDEDNEVSFKQFSGGSPNSKEHQCGFLCSRHGCGRSDYNMELIIALEMSRLQMIEDRMKQAQANAITPDPSSSISNNSNESADDQLKLAIQLSLQESGAAEETVQSQPYQKSSADWTVDYFLKSLANHKIDLKSLDVNKLGTETDRELFFRPCNGNEDGRFQISDIHEKGFAFEDVDDYDDADVGLKRSHSTGDLCVRRSGRGTRVRMNGDEPRYHLDSDHSSQHDDKPEDLARKILALPSTSVRTKQFLLLHHTYPEEESYQGQSSIEDTTTSDSINADMEVCGILSSVTDEDIGKSYNEEEEIKKTEMTKIVECKKQTHNPFASLKAKLCSAHLPKTSYLTRIAVNKSIGLLSSDHKVKKNCDILKDDRCKSEKHSPKSIKHQKCCRGGSFSKSTGFLLEDQRKSCNLRIKICNSPDSKCRKGHTLETDSSNEYESETGIPKSPTLFISGVSISRTPEPKSPGMILIAGGRQSRSSSLSVPVPLTSCSLNISSTSLNNTLPPEPFTPSLVRSTTPANSRSNIPSPSNSSPKKEANAKSKSASEPEREREMFRFPKSSTDGALSSVLHIQESNLSSDDFHEALFLLERSPKTRDSKRRKKSKKNKEKDDKKEDVSSVL
- the LOC664252 gene encoding sodium-dependent noradrenaline transporter isoform X1; the encoded protein is MSSTNIYENLPLKKLGDSETSKNLISEIKQKKRKSTPDIQKVSSQNNISKKAKSSRSISEMLFNRSDDKSDENLSAGEKSNGEDSCKKIQSTPTSTLDDGYESCNSTPLVSGRAKPTKQHSNQATNLVLTCTLRKKDLHVQLEEDEKGYESFVLSTSSSQAGEVDPDSPTVPDDARETWGSSADFLLSIIGFAVDLANVWRFPYLCYKNGGGAFLVPYTLMLVFGAVPLFYMELILGQFNRQGPISLWRICPLFKGVGFCAVLVAFYVSFYYNVIIAWALYFLGTSFSPDLPWLHCNNTWNTEKCWESMLPGASNVTTRPPVFNDTTPTNRHTPASEFFHRAVLEMQWSDGLHEMGYPKWQLVLCLMIVYVMLYISLFKGVKSSGKVVWVTATMPYVVLTILLIRGLMLPGAAMGISYYLKPELSKLRETQVWVDAAVQIFYSVGAGFGVHLSYASYNTFHNNCFRDCIVTTAVNCFTSFFSGFVIFTYLGFMSYKQGVHISTVATEGPGLVFQVYPEAVATLPGSHFWSMLFFFMLIMLGLDSAMGGLECVITGLMDEYSNFFKSRKHSREIFTLGVIIVSFSVALINVTPGGIYTFNLFDTYSAGISLLCSALFEAIAVSWFYGLDRFTQDVEAMIGTRPGLYWRICWKFVSPTFIIMVVLFGLLNPQPLKYNDYFYPKWAEWVGWSLALSSIIMIPLVAVLQLIKTEGTFKEKLAISITPIEEHEEVRRSKLVSRFRARHWLFV
- the LOC664252 gene encoding sodium-dependent noradrenaline transporter isoform X2, coding for MGRAKPTKQHSNQATNLVLTCTLRKKDLHVQLEEDEKGYESFVLSTSSSQAGEVDPDSPTVPDDARETWGSSADFLLSIIGFAVDLANVWRFPYLCYKNGGGAFLVPYTLMLVFGAVPLFYMELILGQFNRQGPISLWRICPLFKGVGFCAVLVAFYVSFYYNVIIAWALYFLGTSFSPDLPWLHCNNTWNTEKCWESMLPGASNVTTRPPVFNDTTPTNRHTPASEFFHRAVLEMQWSDGLHEMGYPKWQLVLCLMIVYVMLYISLFKGVKSSGKVVWVTATMPYVVLTILLIRGLMLPGAAMGISYYLKPELSKLRETQVWVDAAVQIFYSVGAGFGVHLSYASYNTFHNNCFRDCIVTTAVNCFTSFFSGFVIFTYLGFMSYKQGVHISTVATEGPGLVFQVYPEAVATLPGSHFWSMLFFFMLIMLGLDSAMGGLECVITGLMDEYSNFFKSRKHSREIFTLGVIIVSFSVALINVTPGGIYTFNLFDTYSAGISLLCSALFEAIAVSWFYGLDRFTQDVEAMIGTRPGLYWRICWKFVSPTFIIMVVLFGLLNPQPLKYNDYFYPKWAEWVGWSLALSSIIMIPLVAVLQLIKTEGTFKEKLAISITPIEEHEEVRRSKLVSRFRARHWLFV